The following coding sequences lie in one Candidatus Eisenbacteria bacterium genomic window:
- the tatC gene encoding twin-arginine translocase subunit TatC — protein MKNPFKSAAKQKSASGEMALWDHLDELRAVLLRAALAIIVGASLVYATSAWILEFLVSHTVGQAQFLSPMEGFGVRIKISLLLGLIISLPVVLYQIWAFIVPGLLKKERRLVTPMVIASTGLFLVGVAFASILLTPTMVKFLLGFATDHIVANLSISYLLDFFIKMSLACGVLFQLPLVVALLSLTEIITPRFLISKWRHAVVIILIVSAILTPSDAASQLALGAPVILLYFVSIFISKMIWKQKLKSRLPDEPGGEE, from the coding sequence ATGAAGAATCCTTTTAAATCGGCGGCAAAGCAAAAATCCGCGTCTGGAGAAATGGCGCTTTGGGATCACTTGGATGAACTCAGAGCGGTCCTGTTGCGCGCAGCCTTGGCCATCATCGTCGGCGCCAGCCTTGTGTACGCCACTTCCGCATGGATTCTCGAATTCCTGGTTTCACACACGGTCGGCCAGGCGCAATTCCTGAGTCCGATGGAGGGATTCGGTGTTCGCATAAAAATCAGCCTTCTTTTGGGCCTGATCATCTCCTTGCCGGTTGTTCTCTATCAGATCTGGGCTTTTATCGTTCCCGGGCTGCTTAAAAAGGAGCGCCGTCTCGTCACGCCGATGGTCATTGCTTCAACGGGGCTCTTTCTTGTCGGGGTGGCTTTCGCCAGCATTCTACTAACGCCGACCATGGTGAAATTCCTTCTTGGATTCGCCACCGACCACATCGTGGCGAATCTTTCAATCTCCTACCTTTTGGATTTCTTTATCAAAATGTCATTGGCCTGCGGCGTGTTGTTTCAACTCCCGCTTGTTGTGGCCCTTCTGAGTCTAACCGAGATTATCACACCAAGGTTTTTAATTTCAAAATGGCGACACGCCGTCGTGATCATCCTTATCGTTTCTGCCATTCTGACACCCAGTGATGCGGCAAGCCAATTGGCTTTGGGTGCGCCGGTCATTCTCCTGTATTTTGTCAGTATCTTCATCTCAAAGATGATCTGGAAACAGAAACTAAAATCGCGATTGCCCGATGAGCCCGGAGGCGAGGAATGA
- the groL gene encoding chaperonin GroEL (60 kDa chaperone family; promotes refolding of misfolded polypeptides especially under stressful conditions; forms two stacked rings of heptamers to form a barrel-shaped 14mer; ends can be capped by GroES; misfolded proteins enter the barrel where they are refolded when GroES binds), with protein sequence MAAKQISFHTEARDSIRDGVRQIADVVKVTLGPRGRNVILEKKWGAPIITNDGVTIAKEIELKEPFANMGAQLIREVAQKTQDLAGDGTTTATVLAQAIVTEGLRHVISGANPMKLKRGIDKAVSVVVEELKAQSKPVRGRQAIAQVATISANNDSVIGDLIADAMEKVGEEGVITVEEAKSIDTSLEVVEGMRFDRGYLSPYFVTEPEKMEAVLADAYVLIYDKKISNMKDLLPILEKVAQLGSPLLIIAEDLDGEALATLVVNKLRGTISVSAVKAPGFGDRRDAMLADIAALTGGRVITEKIGVRLENATTGDLGRVNRVVSDKDNTTLIGGRGKKADIDERIKEIRKIIADSTSDYDREKQQERLARLTGGVAIVRVGAPTEIEMKEKKGRVEDALSATRAAVEEGIVPGGGTALLRCLKRLEKTVLEGDEALGVLIVKKALTVPTKIIASNAGHSGEIVVQKVLGQTGSNGFNAQTGEYENLTASGIVDPTKVVRVALQNAASIGGLLLTTEVLVTEKPEEDEADED encoded by the coding sequence ATGGCTGCGAAACAGATTAGTTTCCATACCGAGGCCCGGGACTCGATCCGTGATGGGGTCCGGCAAATTGCTGACGTTGTGAAGGTCACGCTGGGTCCCCGTGGAAGAAATGTGATTTTGGAAAAGAAATGGGGCGCCCCGATCATCACCAATGACGGTGTGACGATTGCCAAGGAAATCGAACTAAAAGAACCGTTTGCCAATATGGGCGCCCAGCTCATTCGGGAAGTGGCGCAGAAAACCCAGGATCTTGCCGGAGATGGGACAACCACGGCCACGGTCCTGGCCCAGGCCATTGTGACGGAAGGGCTCCGGCATGTGATCTCCGGCGCCAATCCGATGAAACTCAAGCGCGGTATTGATAAAGCGGTCAGCGTTGTGGTGGAGGAGCTGAAGGCGCAAAGCAAGCCCGTCCGCGGCCGGCAGGCGATCGCCCAGGTCGCGACGATCAGCGCCAATAACGATTCCGTTATTGGTGATCTGATCGCCGATGCAATGGAGAAGGTCGGTGAGGAAGGTGTCATCACCGTGGAAGAGGCGAAATCGATCGATACAAGTCTTGAGGTGGTTGAAGGCATGAGATTCGATCGGGGCTACCTCTCTCCCTATTTTGTTACCGAGCCGGAAAAAATGGAGGCGGTCTTAGCCGACGCCTATGTGCTGATCTATGACAAGAAGATCTCCAACATGAAGGATCTTCTCCCCATTCTCGAGAAAGTGGCGCAGTTGGGATCGCCTCTCTTGATCATTGCCGAGGATCTTGATGGTGAGGCTCTGGCCACATTGGTTGTGAATAAGTTGCGGGGAACGATCAGCGTCAGCGCCGTTAAGGCGCCCGGCTTTGGAGATCGCCGTGATGCGATGCTGGCCGACATCGCCGCCCTGACCGGCGGCCGCGTCATTACGGAAAAGATCGGTGTCCGGCTGGAAAACGCCACCACCGGTGATCTGGGACGCGTCAACCGGGTTGTATCCGACAAGGACAACACCACCCTCATCGGGGGCCGGGGCAAGAAGGCGGATATTGATGAGCGGATTAAAGAGATCCGTAAAATTATCGCAGACTCCACCTCCGACTATGATCGCGAAAAGCAACAGGAGCGGCTGGCCAGGCTGACAGGGGGCGTCGCCATTGTCCGGGTCGGAGCGCCGACGGAAATCGAGATGAAAGAAAAGAAGGGCCGGGTTGAGGATGCCCTTTCCGCGACAAGGGCCGCCGTGGAGGAGGGGATCGTTCCGGGTGGTGGAACAGCCCTTCTGCGATGCTTAAAGCGGCTCGAGAAGACCGTATTGGAAGGGGATGAGGCCCTGGGTGTCCTGATTGTCAAGAAGGCTTTGACGGTTCCAACAAAGATCATCGCCTCAAACGCCGGTCATTCAGGTGAGATCGTCGTTCAAAAGGTTTTAGGTCAAACCGGATCGAACGGCTTCAACGCTCAAACCGGCGAGTATGAGAATCTAACGGCATCCGGCATTGTCGATCCGACCAAGGTTGTTCGTGTCGCCCTTCAAAATGCCGCCTCCATCGGCGGGTTGCTTCTCACCACTGAAGTCCTGGTGACGGAGAAACCGGAAGAAGACGAGGCGGATGAGGATTAG
- a CDS encoding deoxynucleoside kinase, whose amino-acid sequence MSDRPVHYVTIEGVIGVGKTSLTKALSQFWGGQQIKEEVEENPFLSDFYKDPRRYAFQTQLFFLLSRYRQLKGFVQRDIFQPLIVCDYLFQKDKIFASINLDDHEMALYDQVLPLLEREIPQPDRVVYLQASLPSLLQRIEKRGRPFEKDISPEYLETLMEAYNHFFIHYTDAPLLIVNTDHVDFTQSSESVEELAGRILEQKAGTSYYAPVEDDEIMGRKISRKSDRK is encoded by the coding sequence ATGAGTGATCGGCCTGTACATTATGTAACCATCGAAGGCGTCATTGGTGTCGGCAAGACCAGTTTAACGAAAGCCCTTTCTCAATTCTGGGGCGGGCAGCAGATCAAAGAAGAAGTCGAGGAAAATCCGTTTCTTTCGGATTTTTACAAGGATCCGAGACGCTACGCCTTTCAGACCCAGCTCTTCTTTCTCCTGAGCCGGTACCGCCAGCTCAAGGGTTTCGTGCAAAGAGATATTTTCCAGCCTCTCATCGTCTGCGATTATCTTTTTCAAAAGGACAAGATTTTCGCCAGCATCAACCTGGATGACCATGAAATGGCTCTTTACGACCAGGTGCTTCCTCTGCTGGAGCGGGAAATCCCCCAGCCGGATCGCGTTGTCTACCTCCAGGCGAGCCTGCCCTCTCTCTTGCAACGGATAGAGAAGCGGGGACGCCCGTTTGAGAAGGACATCTCGCCTGAATACCTTGAAACACTTATGGAAGCGTACAATCACTTCTTTATCCATTACACCGATGCTCCGCTGCTCATTGTCAATACAGATCATGTTGATTTCACTCAGAGTTCCGAAAGTGTGGAGGAGCTGGCCGGCCGCATCCTGGAGCAGAAGGCCGGGACTTCCTATTACGCTCCGGTTGAGGATGATGAGATCATGGGACGCAAGATCTCGCGGAAATCCGACAGGAAATAA
- the panC gene encoding pantoate--beta-alanine ligase encodes MPASKKTRRFQAPQSMKKYCRNLQKQGRSIGFVPTMGYFHDGHIAIIRKARQQNDEIVVSIFVNPMQFGPHEDCDRYPRDLPRDMDICRDEGVGAVFIPETKDLYPDGFSTKVSVGRLGELLCGKSRPGHFDGVATVVLKLLEIVRPDRFYLGQKDAQQALIITRMVDDFNLDSKLTIVPTVREKDGLALSSRNAYLSEEERRQAPVLSRALRAVQKKMLVGGETGVEAIETLMKEMIESEPLARLDYARAVDHESLEGMDPLRGRILLAVAAYFGEARLIDNLPVTVPGRMATERHRQGGA; translated from the coding sequence ATGCCGGCGTCAAAAAAGACACGCCGTTTTCAAGCGCCGCAATCGATGAAGAAGTATTGCCGTAACCTCCAGAAGCAGGGACGAAGCATTGGCTTCGTACCCACAATGGGTTATTTCCATGATGGACATATCGCCATCATTCGCAAGGCGCGACAGCAGAATGACGAGATTGTCGTTTCGATTTTTGTGAATCCGATGCAATTCGGACCTCATGAAGATTGTGACCGGTATCCCAGGGATCTTCCCCGGGACATGGATATCTGCCGGGATGAAGGGGTCGGGGCTGTTTTTATCCCGGAAACGAAAGATCTCTATCCCGACGGATTCAGCACAAAAGTCTCCGTGGGCAGACTGGGAGAATTACTCTGCGGGAAAAGCCGGCCCGGCCATTTTGACGGAGTGGCCACAGTTGTTCTGAAACTTCTGGAAATTGTCCGGCCCGATCGTTTCTATTTAGGCCAAAAGGACGCCCAACAGGCATTGATCATTACCAGGATGGTTGATGATTTCAATCTGGATTCCAAGTTGACCATTGTCCCAACCGTGCGGGAAAAGGATGGTTTGGCCCTTTCCAGCCGGAACGCCTATCTCTCAGAAGAAGAGCGCCGTCAGGCCCCGGTTCTCAGCAGGGCTCTGAGAGCCGTGCAGAAAAAAATGCTTGTCGGGGGTGAGACGGGTGTTGAAGCGATAGAGACTCTCATGAAGGAAATGATCGAGTCTGAACCCCTGGCCCGTCTTGATTATGCGCGGGCTGTCGATCACGAATCACTGGAGGGGATGGATCCGTTGCGGGGAAGGATCCTGCTGGCCGTCGCCGCCTATTTCGGGGAGGCCCGATTAATAGACAATCTTCCGGTGACGGTGCCGGGGCGCATGGCCACCGAACGCCATCGTCAAGGGGGGGCTTAA
- a CDS encoding type III pantothenate kinase, whose product MSKRKSDLTGKMVDHPGTALTLDVGNTHTGVGFFRDGELIQQWRFASRPSATGDELLTILEPLLRRELDDLARDRAVIIGSVVPALTREHEAAVARLFHAKALVLDHRLKLGIRLRVVDPASVGADRIANAIGAVVRGRLPAIVVDMGTATTFDVIDEQRSYMGGVIAPGLETSSENLFRRAARLAKVEIKQPRRFIGKTTEESLQSGLFYGAVGQIDGIVNGIQKELGKKAFVMATGGLASTISGASKTIKEVRPGLTLSGLYHALLLNR is encoded by the coding sequence ATGAGCAAGAGAAAATCCGATCTTACCGGAAAGATGGTTGATCATCCCGGTACCGCATTAACATTGGATGTGGGTAATACGCATACCGGTGTCGGATTTTTCCGTGACGGCGAATTGATACAGCAATGGAGATTCGCATCCCGCCCCAGCGCCACCGGTGATGAGCTTTTGACTATTCTCGAACCGTTGTTGCGCCGCGAATTGGACGATCTTGCCCGCGACCGGGCGGTGATTATCGGATCGGTGGTTCCTGCCCTGACCCGTGAGCATGAAGCGGCTGTGGCGAGATTGTTTCATGCGAAAGCGCTCGTGCTCGACCATCGGCTGAAGCTGGGAATCCGGCTGCGGGTCGTGGATCCTGCCTCCGTCGGCGCCGATAGGATCGCAAATGCGATTGGGGCGGTGGTGAGAGGACGCTTGCCGGCGATTGTCGTTGATATGGGCACAGCGACCACATTTGATGTGATCGATGAACAGCGCAGCTATATGGGTGGCGTGATTGCGCCGGGTCTTGAGACCTCATCCGAGAATCTTTTCAGGCGCGCGGCCCGCCTGGCAAAGGTTGAGATTAAACAACCACGCCGTTTCATCGGAAAAACAACAGAGGAAAGTCTGCAGTCCGGTCTTTTCTATGGGGCGGTTGGACAGATCGATGGGATCGTCAACGGTATCCAGAAGGAACTCGGAAAGAAGGCCTTTGTCATGGCGACCGGAGGTCTAGCTTCAACAATTTCCGGAGCCTCAAAGACGATTAAAGAGGTTCGTCCCGGGTTGACGCTGTCCGGGCTTTATCATGCCCTCTTGTTGAATCGCTGA
- a CDS encoding NTP transferase domain-containing protein: MEWAAPSSWTVVVLAAGKGKRMGSSLPKVLHPVLGVPLLAHVLATARHLDPQKLFVVVGHGADQVKASFHSEELSWVDQTEQLGTGDAVARVAPYLETWNGPLMVLYGDVPLLRPWTLAALMETHIVQKNGATILTAEMPDPSGYGRILRDADGGFLAIREDADLKPVERAIAEINSGIGVFECPKLFRALRALRTENAQGEYYLTDVIEWFRGEGDRVGTLRLADPVEISGINTPQELEAAGKNMALRSKNDPGACPHCQRSYEALLLKETPHAILSLHPNPYNSGHLIVTPRRHVTWFASLSADERREIGELVILGEKLLQRVYQPQGLNSGFNSGGSEHLGMELLPRWNGDTNFMLLTGKTNLVPEGLQQSKSKILRALKEEEA, encoded by the coding sequence ATGGAATGGGCGGCCCCCAGCTCCTGGACGGTGGTTGTCCTGGCCGCGGGCAAAGGGAAGCGGATGGGCTCCTCTTTGCCGAAAGTCCTGCATCCCGTCTTGGGTGTCCCCCTTCTGGCGCACGTTCTCGCAACCGCCCGCCATCTGGATCCGCAGAAGCTCTTTGTGGTCGTCGGGCATGGAGCGGATCAGGTGAAGGCCTCATTCCATAGCGAGGAGCTGAGCTGGGTTGACCAGACAGAACAGCTGGGAACGGGGGATGCCGTCGCGCGTGTCGCCCCCTACCTTGAAACATGGAATGGACCGTTGATGGTTCTCTATGGGGATGTTCCCCTTCTCCGTCCCTGGACGCTGGCGGCCTTGATGGAAACACATATTGTACAAAAGAATGGCGCGACGATTCTGACCGCCGAGATGCCGGACCCCAGCGGGTACGGGCGTATTCTTCGGGATGCCGATGGGGGTTTTCTTGCTATCCGCGAAGACGCCGATCTGAAGCCCGTCGAGCGGGCCATCGCAGAAATTAATTCGGGTATCGGCGTTTTCGAATGTCCCAAGCTGTTCCGGGCCCTGAGAGCGCTCCGAACTGAGAATGCTCAAGGTGAGTACTATCTGACGGATGTCATTGAGTGGTTCCGCGGCGAGGGGGACCGGGTTGGAACTTTGCGACTCGCCGATCCTGTTGAAATCTCGGGGATCAATACACCGCAGGAATTGGAAGCGGCGGGTAAAAATATGGCTCTGCGCTCAAAAAACGATCCGGGCGCCTGCCCCCACTGCCAAAGATCGTATGAGGCGTTGCTTCTGAAAGAAACGCCGCACGCCATCCTGAGTCTTCATCCCAACCCTTATAATTCAGGCCATTTAATTGTGACGCCGCGCCGTCATGTGACATGGTTCGCCTCCCTTTCAGCCGATGAACGCCGCGAGATCGGAGAGCTGGTCATTCTTGGAGAGAAATTGCTGCAGCGGGTCTATCAACCGCAGGGGTTGAATTCGGGTTTCAATTCAGGGGGAAGTGAGCATTTGGGAATGGAACTGCTGCCCCGATGGAATGGGGATACGAATTTCATGCTCCTCACGGGTAAAACAAACCTGGTGCCTGAAGGGCTTCAGCAATCAAAGAGTAAAATCCTGCGGGCCCTCAAGGAGGAAGAGGCGTGA
- a CDS encoding glycosyltransferase family 4 protein: protein MRPLRIALVSQSYPPFHGGIAEHVAHLGEALRDRGHAITVITGGRKLGRNGGSADLARPPFEEPATPNPSGGPSIVSSNVHTNDPSHGRIRVCRIGRTLRIPSNGASVCITLSLPLIRNGNPLSREVFDLVHLHAPFEPILPLLTLFHKNAPLVATFHSAGHPHWAHRCFRPILRVLSARLEARIAVSQAAIDFVAPDVPGDYIIIPNGIDTRRFRSQPLPDPSEPLTLLFVGRLDPRKGIECLIDALPLIHREIQRPLRCWIVGDGPRRRSLTQRSKRSDVPIHFWGAVSRRDLPNFYRDAHMVISPALHGESFGVVLLEGLASGRPVIASDLPGYSEVLGTQQGSILFRTGSVPDLVRAVVKAAQSETMKRLSSEASRAAAPYDWMRVAAKVENVYRRVLGLSESTTPESSRDCARPAAEFISI, encoded by the coding sequence ATGAGACCTCTTCGCATCGCGCTGGTCAGTCAATCGTATCCCCCCTTTCATGGAGGAATCGCCGAACATGTCGCGCACCTCGGGGAGGCCCTCCGCGATCGCGGTCATGCGATCACGGTCATTACGGGGGGGCGGAAATTAGGGCGGAACGGCGGATCCGCCGATCTCGCGCGGCCGCCCTTTGAAGAGCCGGCCACGCCGAATCCCTCCGGGGGCCCCTCAATCGTTTCCTCAAATGTTCACACAAATGACCCCTCCCATGGAAGGATCCGTGTCTGCCGGATCGGTAGAACTTTGAGAATCCCCAGCAACGGCGCTTCCGTCTGTATAACATTAAGCCTCCCCCTTATCCGAAACGGCAATCCTTTGAGCCGGGAAGTCTTCGATCTTGTCCACCTGCATGCGCCTTTTGAACCAATCCTTCCTCTTCTCACACTCTTTCACAAAAACGCCCCTCTGGTGGCGACCTTTCACTCCGCCGGTCATCCTCATTGGGCTCACCGCTGCTTCCGGCCCATCCTGCGTGTGCTGAGCGCGAGACTGGAAGCCCGGATCGCCGTCAGCCAGGCCGCGATCGATTTTGTCGCCCCCGATGTGCCGGGCGACTATATCATTATTCCTAATGGCATTGATACGCGGCGATTCCGGTCGCAGCCCCTCCCCGATCCCTCGGAACCGCTGACCCTGCTCTTTGTGGGACGTCTCGATCCAAGAAAAGGGATTGAATGTCTCATCGACGCCCTCCCCCTCATTCACCGGGAGATCCAGCGTCCCTTGCGGTGTTGGATTGTTGGAGACGGTCCCCGCCGCCGGAGCTTGACCCAGAGGTCGAAACGATCGGATGTCCCGATACATTTCTGGGGAGCTGTATCCCGCAGGGACTTACCGAATTTTTATAGAGATGCGCACATGGTCATCAGTCCGGCGCTTCATGGGGAGTCCTTCGGTGTTGTTCTGCTCGAAGGGCTCGCCTCCGGCCGGCCGGTTATCGCATCGGATCTTCCCGGATATTCGGAGGTTTTAGGGACCCAACAGGGCTCGATTCTCTTTCGCACCGGCTCCGTCCCCGATCTGGTCCGCGCCGTTGTTAAAGCCGCACAGTCGGAAACGATGAAGCGGTTATCGAGTGAAGCATCCCGGGCGGCCGCCCCCTACGACTGGATGCGCGTCGCCGCGAAAGTGGAAAATGTCTACCGGAGGGTGCTGGGGCTCTCGGAATCTACCACGCCCGAATCATCTCGGGATTGCGCGAGACCTGCGGCGGAATTCATTTCAATATAG
- a CDS encoding lysophospholipid acyltransferase family protein produces MPNLSFEGRRHLEDALDRKRGVLCVSAHLGSIELGAAGMARFGRVHSVAGIQLHGPWTLSVRSRLHAWGVDLYQGPWSYRRMERALRNGGLAALPLDGDQALARRPAPFLGTQLHLPLGPAWLAARTGAAVLPTACLLTESGWNLIFHPPIKPDESSESSAAAWHLAIARAVEGLILAAPDQWVLPSPLIDYSFTSLADSG; encoded by the coding sequence ATGCCAAACTTGAGTTTCGAAGGCCGCCGCCATTTGGAGGATGCTCTGGATAGGAAGCGCGGGGTTCTTTGTGTTTCAGCCCATCTCGGGTCGATTGAACTTGGGGCGGCCGGAATGGCAAGATTTGGACGCGTTCATTCTGTGGCCGGCATACAACTTCATGGCCCTTGGACCCTATCGGTCCGATCCCGCCTTCACGCTTGGGGTGTCGATCTTTACCAGGGCCCCTGGTCATATCGCAGGATGGAACGAGCTCTCCGCAACGGGGGCCTAGCGGCGCTCCCCCTGGATGGGGATCAGGCCCTCGCACGGCGACCGGCGCCCTTTCTGGGAACGCAGCTCCATCTCCCGCTGGGACCGGCTTGGCTGGCTGCTCGAACCGGCGCCGCCGTCCTCCCCACGGCCTGTCTCCTCACCGAATCGGGTTGGAACCTCATCTTTCACCCACCCATCAAACCGGATGAATCTTCTGAGTCATCAGCGGCCGCATGGCATCTGGCCATCGCCCGAGCTGTTGAAGGATTGATTTTAGCGGCGCCGGATCAGTGGGTTCTGCCCTCTCCGCTCATCGATTATTCTTTCACTTCCCTTGCGGATTCCGGCTAA
- the folK gene encoding 2-amino-4-hydroxy-6-hydroxymethyldihydropteridine diphosphokinase, with the protein MTRVWIGSGSNLGNRNENLQFALNQLEGAGFQPEAVSSVYSTVPQGSGSQPRFLNQVVRGLWGGTAGDLLPLLKRIEKDAGRVGGPRWGPRILDLDILLSGIEGQEIVRDPELEIPHPRIVERAFVLVPLSELDPGLSIPETGRTVCQLLKSLGEWSHLVEKCPAPGGDEPNR; encoded by the coding sequence ATGACACGAGTCTGGATCGGCAGCGGCTCCAATCTTGGGAATCGGAATGAGAACCTCCAATTCGCCTTGAACCAGCTCGAGGGAGCCGGCTTTCAGCCTGAGGCCGTATCCTCAGTCTACTCTACCGTTCCACAAGGATCGGGCTCCCAACCCCGTTTTCTCAACCAGGTGGTCCGGGGCTTGTGGGGGGGGACGGCGGGAGACCTGCTCCCTCTCTTGAAAAGGATTGAGAAAGATGCGGGCCGCGTGGGAGGTCCCCGGTGGGGACCCCGGATTCTGGATCTGGATATCCTATTGTCCGGCATTGAGGGCCAGGAGATTGTTCGCGATCCCGAACTCGAGATTCCGCATCCACGGATCGTGGAAAGGGCTTTTGTCCTTGTCCCCCTTAGTGAGTTGGATCCCGGATTATCAATTCCAGAGACAGGCCGGACGGTATGCCAGCTTTTGAAATCGCTCGGTGAGTGGAGCCACCTGGTTGAAAAATGCCCGGCGCCGGGCGGAGATGAGCCCAACCGGTAA
- a CDS encoding LytR C-terminal domain-containing protein: MTRSSSRSPRRPRPRKETGPSGFTVLIRWVWGLAMMAILIIFGVSVATRILEPEDKAGDKAAVHAVDSIFPIETSVTVIVLNGCGVNGLAGHVRDLLLDGGCFDVIDVDDADDYHYSETLIVDLTGRIDLVQQVADFMQSKLSVGRIVHHQVANPPAAVIIILGSDAASPGGSSI, translated from the coding sequence GTGACCCGATCCTCAAGCCGCAGTCCCCGCCGGCCCCGGCCCCGGAAGGAAACCGGGCCCAGCGGATTCACTGTATTGATCCGATGGGTCTGGGGTCTGGCGATGATGGCCATCCTCATCATCTTCGGAGTCTCCGTCGCCACGCGAATTTTGGAACCCGAGGACAAGGCCGGGGACAAGGCAGCGGTCCATGCCGTTGACAGCATATTCCCGATTGAGACCTCCGTAACGGTCATTGTGCTGAATGGCTGCGGCGTCAATGGATTGGCGGGACATGTACGCGATCTGCTGCTCGACGGCGGATGCTTTGACGTCATCGATGTAGATGATGCCGACGATTACCATTATTCGGAAACTCTCATTGTCGATCTCACCGGTCGGATCGACCTGGTTCAACAGGTCGCCGACTTTATGCAGAGTAAGTTGAGTGTTGGAAGGATCGTGCATCATCAAGTCGCGAATCCGCCGGCCGCCGTGATCATCATCCTCGGTTCAGACGCCGCTTCCCCCGGCGGGTCATCCATTTAA